A window of Chitinophagales bacterium contains these coding sequences:
- a CDS encoding MgtC/SapB family protein — protein sequence MMDINIELIIVAKLIVSFLLGAFIGLDREKHGRDAGIRTYAAVSIGATLFTAVAAHLVSDVAAASRVIANIVTGVGFLGAGIIYRNSSAGTSHGLTTAATVWCTAAVGVAVGLNMFIIAIVGAIALYFLLSLHHQHWYVKWKKKMINKHNEKDNTD from the coding sequence ATGATGGATATAAATATTGAATTAATTATTGTTGCCAAGCTTATTGTCTCATTCCTGCTTGGAGCTTTTATAGGGCTTGACAGGGAAAAGCATGGCCGGGATGCCGGCATAAGAACCTATGCTGCCGTTTCTATTGGTGCTACTTTATTTACTGCTGTTGCAGCTCATCTTGTAAGCGATGTTGCTGCTGCGTCAAGAGTGATAGCTAATATTGTTACAGGTGTGGGTTTTCTTGGGGCTGGCATTATCTATCGCAACAGCAGTGCCGGAACATCGCATGGGTTAACAACAGCAGCCACTGTTTGGTGTACCGCAGCAGTTGGTGTGGCAGTAGGGCTCAACATGTTCATTATTGCAATTGTAGGGGCAATAGCTTTGTATTTCCTGCTTTCGTTGCATCACCAGCATTGGTATGTAAAATGGAAAAAGAAAATGATAAATAAACACAACGAAAAAGATAACACTGATTAA